In Citrus sinensis cultivar Valencia sweet orange chromosome 4, DVS_A1.0, whole genome shotgun sequence, one DNA window encodes the following:
- the LOC112498956 gene encoding anther-specific proline-rich protein APG-like, translating to MSSKHLFIHITLLIVFLTFPLSSAQDGSQPDPAPPTDDNNKRQCTCPCPCPPSDHDNSPPSDINKPPQPPTDINKPPQPPSDTSKPPLPPNDGNKPPQPPSDTNKPPQPPNDSSKPPQPPSDTNKPSHPPSDNNKPSQPPNDNNKPPQPPSDSNKPPQPPSDINKPQQPPIDSNKLPQPPSDNNEPSQPPSDSNEPPQPPSDNNEPPQPPSDSNKPSQPPSDSNNPPQPPSDSNNPPQPPSDNQLPQPPSDNNEPSQPPSDSNEPPQPPSDNTEPSQPPSDNNELPPRPSDGNESPPFPLTPENNKQSPPLPPNESNENPSPSKPSNNDYEGCFSKVFAFGDSYTDTGNAYMMGGLQSFVGSLISSLPGHRNLYGHRQCDGRLVVDFLCETLAIPYLPPYKQASSNFSSGANFAVAGSTAFSHDLFAKSIGNLLMWKGIPLDFQVQIEWFRRFMREVACKGMSDSECKAEIENALFWVGEIGGSDYARTFGSSISHELLTKLTLGQISKIVKSLLDNGAKYIVVQGLPPLGCCPLEMFLSKAFDRDQMGCASTCNALVQSHNDNLQKMILEWQKQYPNCVIAYADFWRAFETILTHYKDYEFDEPFKACCGAGGPLNFNMHSLCGSIGTSTCTDPSRLMHWDGIHLTEAMYKHIADLFLNQGYCKPSFQELVKKKRGM from the exons ATGAGTTCAAAGCATCTGTTCATCCACATTACACTCTTAATCGTCTTCTTAACATTCCCTCTTTCCTCTGCTCAAGATGGGAGCCAGCCCGATCCTGCTCCCCCCACTGATGATAACAACAAGCGCCAATGTACATGTCCATGCCCATGCCCTCCGTCTGATCATGACAACTCACCTCCAAGTGACATCAATAAACCTCCCCAGCCACCAACTGATATCAATAAACCTCCCCAGCCTCCGAGTGATACCAGTAAGCCTCCCCTGCCACCAAATGACGGCAATAAGCCTCCCCAACCTCCAAGTGACACCAATAAGCCTCCCCAGCCACCAAATGACAGCAGTAAGCCTCCCCAACCTCCAAGTGACACCAATAAGCCTTCTCATCCACCAAGTGACAATAATAAGCCTTCTCAGCCTCCAAACGACAACAATAAGCCTCCCCAGCCACCAAGTGATAGCAACAAGCCTCCCCAACCTCCAAGCGACATTAATAAACCTCAGCAGCCACCAATTGACAGCAATAAACTTCCCCAACCACCAAGTGACAACAATGAGCCTTCACAGCCACCTAGTGACAGCAATGAACCTCCTCAGCCTCCAAGTGATAATAATGAGCCTCCCCAGCCACCAAGTGACAGCAATAAGCCTTCCCAGCCTCCAAGCGACAGTAATAACCCTCCTCAACCGCCAAGCGACAGTAATAACCCTCCGCAACCACCAAGTGACAATCAACTTCCCCAACCACCAAGCGACAACAACGAGCCTTCACAGCCACCTAGTGACAGCAATGAACCTCCTCAGCCTCCAAGTGATAATACTGAGCCTTCCCAGCCTCCAAGTGATAATAATGAGCTTCCTCCGCGTCCAAGTGACGGCAATGAGTCTCCTCCTTTCCCTCTAACTCCAGAGAACAACAAGCAGTCACCCCCTCTTCCTCCAAATGAAAGCAATGAAAATCCATCTCCTTCGAAACCAAGTAACAACGACTATGAAGGTTGTTTCTCCAAGGTATTTGCCTTTGGAGATTCATACACAGACACTGGGAATGCCTACATGATGGGTGGCCTTCAATCCTTTGTTGGTTCATTAATCTCAAGTTTGCCTGGACATCGTAATTTGTATGGCCACAGGCAATGTGATGGCCGCTTGGTTGTTGATTTTCTTTGTGAGACTCTGGCCATACCTTACTTGCCACCTTATAAACAAGCTTCCTCAAACTTCTCTTCAGGTGCAAACTTTGCAGTAGCTGGATCAACAGCATTCTCCCATGATCTATTTGCTAAAAGTATTGGCAATCTCCTGATGTGGAAAGGTATTCCATTGGACTTCCAAGTTCAAATAGAGTGGTTTCGCAGGTTTATGAGGGAGGTCGCATGCAAGGGAATGAGTGACAGTGAATGCAAAGCCGAGATTGAAAATGCACTCTTCTGGGTTGGTGAAATTGGGGGAAGTGACTATGCTCGTACATTTGGATCTTCAATTTCCCACGAATTGCTTACAAAACTAACTCTTGGTCAAATTTCTAAGATTGTTAAG TCATTGTTGGACAACGGTGCAAAGTACATTGTGGTTCAAGGGCTACCGCCATTGGGATGCTGTCCGTTAGAGATGTTCCTATCTAAAGCATTTGATCGTGATCAAATGGGATGTGCATCAACGTGCAATGCATTGGTCCAATCTCATAATGATAATCTCCAGAAGATGATACTCGAATGGCAGAAACAATACCCCAATTGTGTCATTGCATATGCTGATTTCTGGCGTGCATTTGAAACAATCTTGACACATTACAAggattatgaatttgatgAGCCCTTCAAGGCATGCTGTGGAGCAGGTGGTCCTCTGAACTTCAACATGCATTCTTTATGCGGATCAATCGGCACATCCACCTGCACGGATCCCAGTAGGCTCATGCATTGGGATGGAATTCATTTAACAGAAGCCATGTATAAACACATAGCTGATCTCTTCCTCAACCAAGGCTACTGCAAACCATCATTCCAGGAGCTCGTTAAGAAGAAAAGGGGCATGTAA
- the LOC102608643 gene encoding E3 ubiquitin-protein ligase AIRP2 — protein sequence MKRVRDMEVMYYQLAKSSYQDSLKVLEADIQHANALAAAIPRAKGGARLQMKLVYDHWAPLFWFLLQWVNSSCMCVLPRYLNFFHILVYKVSADDRPSLTSPGRKATIREFYGVILPSLQRLHSNLRELDDAKIENLEIGSFDRMRGDSQVGSADLEREDECGICLEPCTKMVLPNCCHAMCIKCYRNWNTKSESCPFCRGSMKRVNSEDLWVLTCTDDVIDPETVSKEDLLRFYLYINSLPKDYPDALFVVYYEYLI from the exons ATGAAGAGAGTGAGGGATATGGAGGTGATGTACTATCAGTTGGCTAAGTCATCGTATCAGGACTCACTCAAAGTTTTGGAGGCTGATATACAGCATGCTAATGCTTT GGCTGCTGCAATTCCAAGAGCGAAAGGTGGTGCACGTCTTCAAATGAAATTGGTTTACGATCACTGGGCTCCCCTCTTTTGGTTTTTGCTACAATGGGTGAATTCTTCCTGCATGTGTGTGCTCCCTAGATATCTAAACTTCTTCCACATACTTGTATATAAG GTGTCTGCAGACGATCGACCAAGCCTAACTAGTCCTGGAAGAAAGGCAACAATTAGGGAATTTTATG GCGTTATATTGCCATCGCTTCAGCGACTTCATAGTAATTTGAGGGAATTGGATGATGCTAAGATAGAGAATCTTGAAATTGGGAGTTTTGATAGAATGAGAGGAGATAGCCAAGTTGGCAGTGCAGATTTGGAGAGAGAAGATGAATGTGGGATTTGCTTGGAGCCATGTACCAAAATGGTGTTGCCTAATTGCTGTCATGCAATGTGTATCAAATGCTACCGCAATTG GAACACAAAGTCTGAATCCTGCCCTTTTTGTCGTGGTAGCATGAAGAGAGTTAACTCAGAGGACTTGTGGGTGCTTACTTGTACTGATGATGTTATTGATCCAGAAACTGTTTCGAAGGAGGACTTGTTGCGTTTCTACCTCTATATCAACAGTCTGCCAAAAGATTACCCAGATGCCCTCTTCGTAGTATATTATGAATACCTAATCTGA